One window from the genome of Magnolia sinica isolate HGM2019 chromosome 4, MsV1, whole genome shotgun sequence encodes:
- the LOC131242982 gene encoding pentatricopeptide repeat-containing protein At1g09820 codes for MYFSSHIHSLKPSLFHKKVLIPSIRLFYSLDDSSSKPSASDALTKSHLCNLITKQHWSDLKTLISKSDPKTFLQCLFDSQIEAGIILRYFRWSEREFNVFYTLESNFKLLHLLAAEKNYSEVRSQLLRLVNHERYSNSSIFHTLSISAVGFSPNSTNSIIADMLVLAFVKNSKTGPALEAFKRAGDYGFRLSVLSCNPLLNALVKENKIQAMENVYKEMIRRRVAPNLISFNTVINGFCKAGKLLKAGDLVEDMKAWGCLPSVVTYNTLINGHCKMGRAGKMYKADAILKEMVSKGVHPNVVTFNILIDGYCKDENCSAAMRLFEEMKRQDMPPNVITYNSLINGLCREGKVDEAIRLRDEMQVVDVKPNVVTYNVLINMFCKKGMLEESRELLDDIAKRGLVPNVMTYNTLMDGYCKIGKMEYALHLRDLMLESGVHCDLSTYNCLIAGFCRDGNMQGASKLLDEMEEKGVRADIVTYNVLIGALCREGESVKAMRLLNEMFEIGLDPSHVTYNTLMDGFCKEGNMKAALNLRMRMEKEGKRANVVTYNVLIRGLCGKGKLEEANRFLNEMLEKGLIPNRVTYDVVRDEMMEKGFVPDIDGHLCNNAS; via the coding sequence ATGTACTTCTCATCTCACATCCACTCTCTGAAACCATCTCTCTTTCACAAAAAAGTCCTAATCCCTTCCATCAGACTCTTTTATTCCTTAGACGACTCCTCTTCAAAACCCTCAGCGTCAGACGCTCTCACCAAATCCCATCTCTGCAACCTCATCACAAAACAGCACTGGTctgaccttaaaaccctaatctCAAAATCAGACCCCAAAACCTTCCTTCAATGCCTCTTCGATTCCCAAATCGAAGCTGGAATCATTCTCCGATACTTCCGATGGTCCGAACGAGAATTCAACGTCTTCTACACACTCGAATCCAATTTCAAGCTGCTGCATCTATTAGCAGCCGAGAAGAATTACAGCGAGGTCAGATCACAGCTCCTTAGACTGGTCAATCATGAACGGTACTCGAATTCCTCAATCTTTCACACCCTATCGATCTCAGCCGTTGGATTTAGCCCCAATTCTACCAATTCGATCATTGCCGATATGTTGGTTTTGGCATTTGTGAAGAATTCGAAGACGGGTCCTGCTTTGGAAGCTTTCAAGCGGGCTGGTGATTATGGGTTTCGGTTGTCGGTCCTCTCCTGCAATCCTCTCTTGAATGCTCTGGTTAAGGAGAACAAGATTCAGGCAATGGAGAATGTGTATAAGGAGATGATTAGGAGGCGGGTTGCACCTAATTTGATTAGTTTTAATACGGTGATTAATGGGTTTTGTAAGGCAGGGAAACTGCTGAAGGCGGGGGATTTGGTTGAGGACATGAAAGCTTGGGGTTGTTTGCCCTCGGTTGTCACATACAATACATTGATCAATGGTCATTGCAAGATGGGCCGCGCGGGGAAAATGTATAAAGCAGACGCTATTTTGAAAGAGATGGTTTCGAAGGGAGTCCATCCAAATGTGGTTACTTTTAATATCCTGATTGATGGGTACTGCAAGGATGAGAACTGTTCGGCGGCGATGAGGTTGTTTGAGGAAATGAAGCGGCAAGATATGCCACCCAATGTGATCACATATAACTCTTTGATTAATGGGCTTTGTAGAGAAGGCAAGGTCGATGAAGCGATTAGATTGCGTGATGAGATGCAGGTGGTGGATGTCAAGCCGAATGTTGTGACATACAATGTACTAATTAACATGTTTTGTAAGAAAGGGATGTTGGAAGAGTCAAGGGAGTTGTTGGATGATATTGCGAAAAGAGGTTTGGTTCCAAATGTTATGACATATAATACTCTGATGGATGGATACTGTAAGATTGGGAAGATGGAGTATGCGCTTCACTTGCGTGATTTGATGTTAGAGAGCGGGGTCCACTGTGATCTTTCAACGTATAATTGCTTGATTGCTGGTTTTTGTAGAGATGGAAATATGCAGGGTGCTAGTAAGCTTTTAGATGAGATGGAAGAGAAGGGTGTAAGAGCAGACATCGTGACATATAATGTATTAATTGGCGCATTATGCAGGGAAGGTGAGTCCGTAAAGGCGATGAGGCTCTTGAACGAGATGTTTGAGATCGGCTTGGACCCAAGTCACGTGACCTACAATACTCTAATGGATGGGTTCTGTAAGGAGGGAAATATGAAGGCTGCTTTGAATTTGAGGATGAGAATGGAAAAGGAAGGAAAGCGTGCCAATGTCGTCACATATAATGTATTGATTAGGGGGCTTTGTGGGAAAGGCAAGCTCGAAGAAGCAAACAGGTTTCTGAATGAGATGTTGGAGAAGGGTTTGATTCCGAATAGGGTCACATATGATGTTGTTCGGGATGAAATGATGGAGAAAGGGTTTGTTCCAGATATTGATGGGCACCTTTGCAACAATGCTTCTTAG